One Akkermansiaceae bacterium genomic region harbors:
- a CDS encoding CDGSH iron-sulfur domain-containing protein, whose translation MNKPTVADIKPAVVNLTQGKKYFFCTCGKSANQPFCDGKHKGSGFSPLAFTAEAGGDAYLCQCKQSGELPFCDGTHKKLTRDQIGQGLVLGSDGDTC comes from the coding sequence ATGAATAAGCCAACCGTCGCCGACATCAAGCCTGCCGTTGTAAACCTTACCCAAGGTAAAAAGTATTTCTTTTGCACCTGCGGAAAATCAGCCAACCAGCCGTTCTGTGATGGTAAACACAAGGGTAGCGGCTTTTCGCCCCTGGCATTTACGGCGGAGGCTGGCGGCGATGCTTATTTATGCCAATGCAAACAATCCGGCGAATTACCGTTTTGCGATGGAACCCATAAGAAGCTCACCCGCGACCAGATTGGCCAAGGGCTTGTTTTAGGATCCGATGGGGACACCTGCTAG
- a CDS encoding PDZ domain-containing protein, producing the protein MSILRTNSRWNRLWNNAWGIGLLTMLTVAVHPVFGQDPGGSLPAEERINGKLVWEAFEPQRQVLQKSSAVVYTDEKSRIKAVYGVVVSDRGHVLTKASEIEGKDHLSLRIGGELYTDVEITGVDADWDVAMLKVNSDHVFTPVKLSEADDLPQGHWVVSNGSTTRGQRRVRIGISSAVTREIKSATSGVILGVLLGADTEKALMVDKVSPKTGASKAGIKSGDVLLSAGDVPLKERADLLKAMKGKKPGDMLSLELLRDKKKIKLDVELMARPGESERMSRNDQMSGGENSLSKRRAGFPRVIHHDTPLTKSSVGGPLLSIEGECVGMNIARASRVATFAIPAKELRGIIGRMAK; encoded by the coding sequence ATGTCAATATTACGTACGAACAGCCGATGGAACCGCCTATGGAACAACGCATGGGGAATAGGTCTGCTGACCATGCTCACTGTTGCTGTGCACCCGGTTTTTGGCCAGGACCCAGGGGGTTCCCTGCCTGCGGAGGAGAGGATCAACGGCAAACTGGTATGGGAGGCCTTTGAGCCGCAACGTCAGGTATTGCAGAAAAGCAGTGCCGTGGTCTACACCGATGAGAAATCCCGGATCAAAGCTGTCTATGGAGTGGTGGTCAGCGATAGAGGCCACGTCCTCACCAAGGCGAGTGAGATCGAGGGCAAAGACCATCTGAGCCTCCGTATCGGCGGGGAGCTTTATACCGATGTGGAAATCACCGGGGTTGATGCCGACTGGGATGTGGCCATGCTGAAGGTGAATTCCGACCATGTATTCACCCCTGTTAAGCTGAGCGAGGCTGATGATCTGCCTCAGGGACACTGGGTGGTTTCCAACGGCTCGACAACCCGTGGCCAGCGCCGTGTCCGGATTGGTATTTCCAGTGCGGTAACCCGTGAAATCAAATCGGCCACCAGCGGTGTCATCCTTGGTGTGCTACTGGGAGCCGATACGGAAAAAGCGCTTATGGTCGATAAAGTGAGTCCGAAAACGGGTGCCTCCAAGGCCGGTATCAAGTCGGGGGATGTGCTGCTTTCCGCAGGTGACGTGCCACTCAAGGAACGCGCGGATTTGCTGAAAGCGATGAAGGGCAAAAAACCCGGTGACATGCTGTCACTCGAGCTGCTGCGCGATAAAAAGAAAATCAAACTCGACGTGGAACTGATGGCCCGACCCGGGGAGTCGGAGAGAATGAGCAGAAACGACCAGATGAGCGGTGGCGAGAATTCACTTTCGAAGCGACGCGCCGGTTTCCCCAGGGTCATTCACCACGATACGCCTCTGACCAAATCATCGGTCGGCGGCCCCTTGCTTTCCATCGAAGGTGAGTGTGTCGGGATGAATATCGCCCGCGCCAGCCGTGTAGCCACTTTCGCCATTCCCGCCAAGGAGTTGCGCGGGATCATCGGCAGGATGGCGAAGTAG
- the pbpC gene encoding penicillin-binding protein 1C has protein sequence MACGCLAALGLGAGAYYLLPFAFPVPESISSGPGTSVMLLDRDGAPLGHWVRPDYYRHRATSIKDLPPDLIQATLAAEDKRFYQHGGVDIRATARALRDSWDQGRFVSGASTVTQQTVKLSSKKSSRTLFTKIRECLTARHVEMSHSKDEILTAYFNHLDYGNLSQGPLQAARHYFSKPLSQLSLAECALLAGLPQAPSRLNPHRNPDAAVERRNWVLDRMAIVYKIPQDRIERAKQEPLQLHRGDTPTTAPHLVELMKRSGLSRQHDIRTTLSSSLQRDITEIVRTQVKILAKKHIQHAAVVVIHNATGEVLALVGSPDFNAPNSGQIDATQTPRSPGSALKPFTYLLAYEHGGMTPATIIEDIPTSYADARGEKQFVNYNRSYKGPVTIHHALANSLNVPAVRTLNAVGGAERLHRYLGEFGISTLTETPRYYGLGLTLGSGNVTLLELTNAYASLGRMGVYKPVRFLPDQPAAEKHIASYRSTWMLAETMTNNAARTSAFGPASHLRLPFPCAVKTGTSTDFRDNWCLGFTADFTVGVWAGNLDNSPMRGISGVTGAGPIFHATMMRLHRDQSPRWFSRPTGMVDCHIHQHTGKRLTKASENSVLLTLPADRIPLPFSPADVDKRGRVYLDSRYSQWLAKGADLNRFTPVTSHQSPLNTQHAPLRILSPSREAKYMLDPDLPGNGKQLELKTDFPGHYHWSSTTLDIKHKGGSFTVILVPGKHDITLTDASGRSVTRTIVVEEL, from the coding sequence GTGGCGTGTGGTTGCCTTGCTGCTTTGGGACTCGGCGCGGGAGCTTACTATCTGCTGCCGTTTGCGTTTCCGGTGCCCGAGAGTATCAGCTCGGGGCCGGGCACTTCCGTGATGCTGCTGGATCGCGATGGTGCCCCCCTGGGGCACTGGGTGAGACCTGACTATTACCGACACCGGGCGACCTCGATCAAGGACCTTCCACCTGACTTGATCCAGGCCACCCTGGCCGCTGAGGACAAAAGGTTCTATCAGCATGGTGGGGTTGACATACGGGCCACGGCACGTGCCTTGCGAGATTCCTGGGATCAGGGGCGCTTTGTTTCAGGTGCTTCCACCGTGACCCAACAGACGGTGAAGTTGAGTTCCAAAAAGTCGAGCAGGACTCTGTTCACAAAAATCCGTGAGTGCCTGACGGCTCGCCATGTGGAAATGAGCCACAGCAAGGACGAAATCCTCACCGCGTATTTCAACCACCTTGATTATGGCAATCTGTCGCAGGGCCCCCTACAGGCCGCACGGCACTATTTCAGCAAACCCTTATCCCAGCTCTCGCTAGCCGAATGCGCGCTGCTGGCAGGGCTGCCGCAGGCCCCCAGTCGACTCAACCCGCACCGCAACCCTGACGCAGCGGTCGAACGCCGGAACTGGGTGTTGGACCGGATGGCCATCGTTTACAAAATCCCCCAGGACCGGATTGAACGAGCCAAACAGGAGCCGCTGCAACTACATCGAGGTGACACTCCGACTACCGCTCCCCACCTGGTCGAGCTGATGAAGCGCAGTGGCTTGTCCCGGCAGCACGATATCCGTACGACCTTATCGTCATCGCTACAGCGGGATATCACCGAGATCGTCCGCACTCAGGTCAAAATTCTGGCAAAAAAACATATTCAGCATGCTGCCGTGGTCGTTATCCACAACGCAACGGGTGAAGTACTGGCACTGGTGGGCTCACCTGATTTCAATGCTCCTAACAGCGGCCAGATTGATGCCACCCAAACACCCCGGTCTCCTGGCTCAGCCCTAAAACCATTTACCTATCTACTGGCATACGAACATGGAGGAATGACGCCGGCAACGATCATTGAGGACATCCCGACCTCCTACGCCGATGCCCGGGGGGAAAAGCAATTCGTGAATTACAACCGGAGCTACAAAGGCCCGGTCACTATTCATCATGCCCTGGCCAACTCACTCAATGTCCCGGCTGTGCGCACCCTCAATGCCGTCGGTGGAGCCGAACGACTCCATCGCTACCTCGGTGAATTCGGTATTAGCACGCTCACGGAAACGCCACGCTATTACGGACTTGGCCTTACCCTGGGAAGTGGCAATGTCACCTTGCTGGAGCTAACCAATGCCTACGCCTCGCTGGGGCGGATGGGGGTCTACAAACCGGTCAGGTTTTTACCGGACCAGCCAGCGGCGGAAAAGCACATCGCCTCATATCGCTCCACCTGGATGCTGGCCGAGACCATGACCAACAACGCTGCCCGCACATCAGCCTTCGGGCCGGCTTCCCATCTTCGTCTTCCCTTCCCCTGTGCGGTTAAAACCGGCACCTCGACCGACTTCCGCGACAACTGGTGCCTGGGCTTTACCGCTGATTTCACGGTGGGTGTCTGGGCGGGTAATCTCGATAACTCACCGATGCGCGGTATCTCCGGGGTCACTGGAGCAGGTCCCATTTTCCACGCCACCATGATGCGTCTGCACCGCGACCAGTCCCCCAGGTGGTTTTCGCGCCCCACAGGCATGGTCGATTGCCACATCCACCAACATACCGGCAAACGATTGACCAAGGCCTCCGAAAATAGCGTGCTACTCACCTTGCCGGCCGACAGGATACCGCTGCCCTTCAGCCCAGCCGATGTTGACAAGCGTGGCCGTGTCTACCTCGACTCCCGTTATAGCCAATGGCTTGCCAAGGGGGCCGACCTGAACCGGTTCACCCCGGTCACCAGTCACCAGTCGCCACTCAACACGCAGCACGCCCCCCTACGCATCCTCTCGCCATCGCGCGAAGCAAAATACATGTTAGATCCCGACTTGCCGGGAAACGGCAAACAACTTGAGCTGAAAACCGATTTTCCAGGTCATTACCATTGGTCATCCACAACGCTGGATATCAAACACAAGGGCGGTAGCTTCACCGTCATTCTGGTGCCGGGCAAACACGATATCACCCTGACCGATGCCTCAGGGAGATCTGTCACGAGAACCATCGTCGTAGAGGAATTGTAA
- a CDS encoding nucleoid-associated protein yields MSITLNFRRAKLAALSLAKIGNPLRSEPLRTSKELCRFSDEDTAILTPSFLKPFKNLELKSFAHHSSLDLNEVYRYATAIFSDPETLLGQGRKIARHLYNTSKHPNIKSGDLCIALVNDLLVDGEPLQAVSIIKSESRVPFLEIADSDGNLQLITHQGISPDKIDKGCLVVNAQKEDGYLVYTFDKSSAGTHFWVRDFLGVKFCRNNDYMTRRYADMAVSFAKEGLPEEMEAEKKCRVANRAMEYFEERDEFDLKHFREEALKEPDLIEKFNEFQANQDEEDGGQLDETFTIAKKVARKVGQRFRSTIKLDSGVNISFAPAFKEADESVFERGFDEQKQMKFVKIYYQEEV; encoded by the coding sequence ATGTCCATCACACTGAACTTCCGCCGGGCCAAGCTGGCGGCACTGTCACTTGCCAAGATTGGTAACCCGCTCCGCTCCGAACCCCTGCGCACGTCCAAGGAACTGTGCCGGTTCTCCGATGAGGATACTGCCATTCTAACCCCCTCGTTCCTCAAGCCGTTCAAAAACCTTGAGCTGAAGTCGTTTGCACATCACTCGTCGTTGGATTTGAATGAAGTCTATCGTTACGCGACGGCGATCTTTTCCGATCCGGAAACACTTCTGGGGCAGGGGAGAAAGATCGCCAGGCATCTTTACAACACCTCCAAGCACCCGAACATCAAGTCGGGTGACCTCTGTATCGCGTTGGTCAATGATCTGCTGGTCGATGGCGAACCTCTCCAGGCGGTCAGTATCATCAAATCTGAAAGCCGGGTGCCCTTTCTTGAGATTGCCGACAGTGACGGCAACCTGCAACTCATTACCCACCAAGGGATATCACCGGACAAAATCGACAAAGGTTGCCTGGTTGTGAACGCGCAGAAGGAAGACGGCTACCTTGTCTACACCTTTGATAAGTCGAGTGCCGGGACACACTTCTGGGTGCGCGATTTCCTGGGGGTCAAGTTCTGTAGAAACAACGACTACATGACGCGCCGCTACGCGGATATGGCGGTATCCTTTGCCAAGGAAGGCCTGCCCGAGGAAATGGAAGCCGAGAAGAAATGCCGGGTCGCCAACCGGGCCATGGAATACTTCGAGGAACGCGATGAGTTCGATCTGAAACACTTCCGTGAAGAGGCGCTCAAGGAGCCCGATCTCATAGAGAAATTCAATGAATTCCAGGCCAATCAGGACGAGGAGGACGGCGGCCAGCTAGACGAAACCTTTACCATCGCCAAAAAAGTAGCGCGCAAAGTCGGCCAGAGGTTCCGCAGCACCATCAAGCTGGATTCCGGGGTCAATATCAGCTTTGCACCCGCTTTCAAAGAGGCCGATGAATCCGTTTTTGAACGTGGCTTCGACGAGCAAAAGCAGATGAAATTTGTCAAAATTTACTATCAAGAAGAGGTTTGA
- a CDS encoding NAD(P)H-dependent oxidoreductase: MNILSIGASSSSSSINQQFADHSAKRIAGAKVTSFALSRLTLPIYSVDEEKENGIPAEAQRFIDAIRDHDGIVLSLAEHNGSYTAAFKNLYDWASRIVKDVWQDKAMLLLSTSPGPRGGATVMSAAAATFPRMGAKVAATYSLPSFYDHFSKDGINDPELASQLNKAISAFSAALVCRSSQ, translated from the coding sequence ATGAACATCCTATCCATCGGAGCATCCAGTTCCTCATCGTCGATCAATCAACAATTCGCGGACCACAGCGCAAAGCGAATCGCCGGTGCCAAGGTCACCTCATTTGCCTTATCCCGCCTCACCCTGCCCATCTACAGCGTGGACGAGGAAAAGGAAAACGGTATCCCGGCGGAAGCCCAACGCTTTATCGATGCCATCCGTGATCACGATGGCATCGTGCTCTCACTCGCCGAGCATAATGGTTCCTACACCGCAGCGTTTAAAAACCTCTACGACTGGGCATCACGTATTGTAAAGGATGTCTGGCAGGATAAAGCGATGCTCCTACTGAGCACATCGCCCGGTCCGAGGGGTGGAGCCACGGTCATGTCGGCTGCCGCAGCGACCTTTCCACGTATGGGCGCAAAGGTTGCCGCCACGTATAGCCTGCCCAGCTTCTACGATCATTTTTCTAAAGATGGGATAAACGATCCCGAGCTCGCCTCCCAACTCAACAAGGCCATCAGCGCATTCTCCGCTGCCCTTGTTTGTAGGTCATCCCAATAA
- a CDS encoding alanine:cation symporter family protein, translated as MKNSRLSHNLPFFLFFFILSLTVTPVWAGEEVSFADKLDATMAPIADFLESIIFKSVPVAGQALPIILFVLGGTAIFLTIYFKFINLRSVGLALRTARGKYTSDDAPGQITHFQALTAALSATVGLGNIAGVAVAVGIGGPGATFWMILMGLCGMTTKFCECTLGVKYRRIDSKGRVHGGAMYYLSQGLKEKGLGPLGKVLAIFFAIMCVGGAVGAGNMFQVNQAASLVSDAFGIFTESKLGFGVILAVLVALVIIGGIVTIARVTSFLVPFMCGMYVIVACAILIANYDQIGGAFGQIFAGAFAPTAVGGGLVGVLIQGIKRAAFSNEAGVGSAPIAHSAVKTEKPASEGVVALLEPFTDTVVVCTMTALVLIVTGAWKVDAIVKEDATPLYAQATVEATAVRDASKGEELRLVGKSEDKKFGKVWQHEADAVWVNLDDVDGIVGIAKTSRAFGSKFAWFPKLLAIAVLLFAFSTMISWSYYGEQAVIYLCGGPHATAILIYKVMFCAFVVIGSVASLSNVIRISDAMIFAMVIPNMVGLYLLLPVVKKELAIFRQHVSDIDGQQ; from the coding sequence ATGAAAAATTCCCGATTGTCCCACAACCTCCCGTTTTTCTTATTTTTCTTTATTCTATCTCTCACGGTTACTCCTGTGTGGGCGGGGGAGGAAGTATCCTTTGCCGATAAACTGGACGCTACCATGGCTCCGATTGCCGATTTCCTTGAGTCCATCATATTTAAATCGGTGCCAGTCGCTGGCCAAGCACTTCCCATCATCCTCTTTGTCCTCGGGGGGACGGCAATTTTCCTGACCATCTATTTCAAATTCATCAACCTCCGGTCGGTCGGTTTGGCACTGCGGACTGCACGGGGAAAATACACCAGCGATGATGCTCCCGGACAGATTACCCACTTTCAGGCACTGACTGCGGCACTCTCTGCAACGGTGGGTCTCGGCAATATTGCCGGCGTGGCTGTCGCGGTGGGTATTGGTGGTCCCGGAGCTACATTCTGGATGATCCTGATGGGGCTGTGCGGCATGACCACCAAGTTCTGCGAGTGCACCCTCGGGGTGAAATACCGGAGAATCGACAGCAAGGGCCGGGTGCACGGCGGGGCGATGTATTATCTCAGCCAGGGGCTCAAGGAAAAAGGCCTGGGTCCGCTCGGAAAGGTCCTGGCCATCTTTTTTGCCATCATGTGTGTCGGCGGTGCCGTTGGTGCCGGTAATATGTTCCAGGTCAACCAGGCTGCCTCCCTGGTCAGCGACGCGTTTGGCATCTTTACCGAGAGCAAACTGGGATTCGGCGTGATTCTCGCGGTTTTGGTCGCGCTGGTGATCATTGGCGGCATCGTCACCATCGCCCGCGTCACCTCATTCCTTGTCCCGTTTATGTGTGGTATGTATGTGATAGTCGCTTGCGCTATCCTGATTGCCAACTACGACCAAATTGGAGGCGCGTTCGGTCAGATTTTTGCCGGAGCCTTCGCGCCAACGGCTGTCGGTGGTGGACTGGTTGGGGTCTTGATCCAAGGTATCAAACGTGCCGCATTTTCTAACGAGGCAGGGGTGGGGTCGGCTCCCATTGCCCATTCAGCGGTTAAAACGGAGAAACCTGCCAGTGAAGGTGTCGTCGCTTTGTTAGAACCCTTCACCGATACCGTGGTGGTGTGCACGATGACCGCGCTTGTTCTGATTGTCACCGGGGCATGGAAGGTGGATGCGATCGTCAAGGAGGATGCCACGCCGCTGTATGCCCAGGCCACTGTGGAAGCCACCGCGGTCCGGGACGCATCCAAAGGTGAGGAGCTACGCCTGGTTGGAAAATCCGAAGACAAAAAATTCGGCAAAGTCTGGCAGCACGAGGCGGATGCTGTCTGGGTGAATCTCGACGATGTGGATGGCATCGTAGGAATAGCCAAAACATCCCGGGCCTTTGGCTCGAAGTTTGCCTGGTTCCCCAAGCTTCTGGCCATTGCCGTCTTGCTGTTTGCCTTCTCAACCATGATTTCATGGTCCTACTACGGCGAGCAGGCCGTCATTTACCTGTGTGGTGGCCCTCATGCCACCGCCATCCTGATTTATAAAGTGATGTTCTGCGCGTTTGTCGTGATTGGCTCTGTGGCATCCCTGTCCAATGTGATCCGGATCTCCGATGCGATGATTTTCGCCATGGTCATCCCTAACATGGTGGGACTCTATCTTTTGCTGCCAGTGGTCAAAAAGGAGCTTGCTATCTTCCGGCAGCATGTTTCTGACATAGACGGCCAACAATAA
- a CDS encoding DUF882 domain-containing protein translates to MHTHSTDRFLVGGGIPKYLRPGQSSRRKFLATAGIATAGVIIGAPRSQGAFFGLIGDKPVPGIPHAWVQAKGSDVLRYARYIQSLNLRNITPRMVLAPHFKTRGRTQNSLPPKEYWKKMAPTLIVIDKMVTRIGAPLREITSAYRSPLYNRAVGGKSRSYHMQNMACDIQFRGISPYHVAYIAKQMRTQGIYKGGIGRYSSFVHVDTRGMNVDW, encoded by the coding sequence ATGCATACCCATTCAACTGACCGATTTCTTGTAGGGGGAGGTATCCCCAAGTATCTGAGGCCTGGACAATCCAGTCGCCGTAAGTTTCTGGCTACAGCAGGTATTGCCACCGCTGGTGTCATCATCGGAGCACCCCGCAGTCAGGGTGCGTTTTTTGGTCTCATCGGGGACAAACCCGTTCCGGGTATTCCCCATGCGTGGGTTCAGGCGAAAGGATCGGATGTCCTTCGTTATGCCCGTTACATCCAGAGTCTCAACCTGCGTAACATTACACCACGTATGGTTCTCGCTCCTCACTTCAAAACCCGTGGTCGCACCCAGAACAGCCTGCCACCCAAAGAGTATTGGAAGAAAATGGCACCCACTCTCATCGTGATCGACAAAATGGTCACCCGTATCGGGGCACCACTTCGTGAGATCACCTCCGCTTACCGCAGCCCGCTCTATAACCGTGCCGTCGGTGGTAAATCCAGATCCTACCACATGCAGAACATGGCCTGTGATATCCAATTCCGTGGCATTTCACCCTACCATGTAGCCTACATCGCCAAGCAGATGCGCACGCAAGGCATCTACAAAGGCGGCATCGGCCGATACTCCAGTTTCGTCCACGTTGATACCCGCGGCATGAACGTCGACTGGTAA
- a CDS encoding LysR family transcriptional regulator: MNLEHLRHFLEVTKDMNISAAARRVRLTQPALSRQMVVFENDTGWSLFHRGAKSIKLTRDGEIVKRLGREMIDGVDLVEKQMRREIEGEQIRIGYAPSLGGEILQQAMSRFSQLHPNVKVSIADSSSEQMSNGIRDGQFDLIIAVAVSLAGIEWIPLREEEFVTAVPLQHRLIKKRKIKPSDLDGEKLLLLSRADYPGYWSEVMEYFNEHRINAKVAGEFDGIGSLRLGLEANLGIALVAERARLGKKIKVKRMDPRPDPICVGVGYSADRKPTPWIQAFVSELQMASVK; encoded by the coding sequence ATGAACCTGGAGCATCTGAGGCATTTTCTGGAGGTAACCAAGGATATGAACATCTCCGCCGCGGCCCGCCGGGTGAGGCTTACCCAGCCGGCATTGAGCCGACAGATGGTGGTTTTTGAAAACGATACCGGCTGGTCGCTATTTCATCGCGGTGCAAAGTCGATCAAACTCACCCGCGATGGGGAAATAGTCAAAAGGCTCGGCCGCGAGATGATCGATGGTGTGGATTTGGTCGAAAAACAAATGCGCCGGGAAATCGAAGGAGAGCAAATCCGGATCGGCTATGCGCCATCGTTAGGCGGGGAGATCCTGCAGCAGGCGATGAGCCGATTTTCCCAGCTTCATCCTAATGTTAAGGTAAGCATCGCCGATAGCAGCAGTGAACAAATGAGTAACGGCATTCGTGACGGGCAGTTCGATTTGATTATCGCAGTCGCAGTATCGTTAGCTGGTATCGAATGGATTCCGCTTCGCGAGGAGGAGTTTGTCACGGCGGTCCCTTTGCAGCATCGACTGATCAAAAAGAGAAAAATCAAGCCGTCGGATCTTGATGGTGAGAAACTGCTCCTCCTGTCCCGAGCCGATTACCCAGGCTACTGGAGTGAGGTGATGGAGTATTTTAACGAGCATCGCATCAATGCCAAAGTGGCGGGCGAGTTCGACGGTATAGGCAGTCTTCGACTCGGGCTCGAGGCGAATCTAGGTATCGCCCTCGTCGCCGAGCGGGCAAGGCTCGGCAAAAAAATCAAAGTCAAACGAATGGACCCCCGACCCGATCCCATCTGTGTTGGGGTAGGATATTCTGCTGATAGAAAGCCAACACCATGGATTCAGGCGTTTGTCTCCGAGTTGCAAATGGCCTCCGTAAAGTAG
- a CDS encoding DUF882 domain-containing protein: MGLTAAASAALILGADEADAGLFGYSSKPVSGIPQSWVDLKGIDVNRYANYIKGLGLRNITPRMVLAPHFKTRAGVVNSLPPRSMWKKMGPTLKVIDQMAYQMGLPVREIISAYRSPSYNAAVRGEPLSFHRINIATDVVFHGASPAHVASVARFLRDRKSGFVGGIGTYPGFVHIDTRGYKADW, from the coding sequence ATGGGGCTGACAGCAGCGGCAAGCGCGGCCCTTATTCTCGGAGCTGACGAGGCTGATGCCGGACTCTTTGGTTACTCAAGCAAACCCGTCTCGGGTATCCCCCAGTCGTGGGTTGATCTCAAAGGCATCGATGTCAATCGATACGCCAACTACATCAAGGGCTTGGGCTTGAGAAACATCACGCCCCGCATGGTGTTGGCACCACATTTCAAAACCAGGGCTGGTGTCGTCAACAGCCTTCCTCCACGCAGTATGTGGAAAAAAATGGGACCTACGCTGAAGGTCATCGACCAGATGGCCTACCAGATGGGTTTGCCTGTCCGCGAAATTATCTCCGCCTACCGCAGCCCAAGCTACAATGCGGCTGTCCGTGGTGAGCCGCTCTCATTTCATCGGATCAACATAGCAACCGATGTGGTTTTCCATGGTGCGTCCCCTGCACACGTGGCGAGTGTGGCGCGTTTTCTTCGTGATAGAAAAAGTGGCTTTGTGGGCGGCATCGGAACCTACCCCGGCTTTGTCCACATCGATACCCGTGGCTACAAGGCCGATTGGTAG
- a CDS encoding pirin family protein, which yields MKEISPTTISIRRSIERGRADHGWLDTRHSFSFGDYYDADHMGYGSLRVINEDRIAPGKGFGMHPHSAMEIFTYLISGELAHQDSMGNGRVIKAGELQYMSAGSGVMHAETNPSNTESTHLLQIWITPSTLGGDPLYADMDTNALKKQNALALFASGDGRDGSQKMRQDAEIFFGNLEQDASLPALPDGEFHQHYLQLIMGSLRLEGQTLLPGDAAMIDGKAPAISALKDSEFLYFNL from the coding sequence ATGAAAGAAATCAGCCCCACAACAATAAGCATTCGCCGATCCATTGAGCGTGGTCGCGCCGACCACGGTTGGCTCGACACCCGGCACAGCTTTTCCTTTGGCGACTACTACGACGCGGACCACATGGGCTACGGGAGTTTACGCGTGATCAACGAAGACCGCATCGCGCCGGGAAAAGGCTTTGGTATGCATCCGCATTCGGCGATGGAGATTTTCACCTACCTTATCTCCGGTGAACTTGCCCATCAGGACTCGATGGGCAATGGCCGGGTGATCAAGGCGGGTGAGCTCCAATACATGTCCGCCGGCAGTGGCGTCATGCATGCCGAGACCAACCCGTCGAATACGGAATCCACCCACCTCCTCCAGATATGGATCACCCCATCAACGCTTGGCGGAGATCCTCTCTATGCGGACATGGATACCAATGCCCTGAAAAAGCAAAACGCACTCGCTCTCTTTGCCTCCGGTGACGGTCGTGACGGCTCACAAAAGATGCGTCAGGATGCCGAGATATTTTTCGGAAATCTTGAGCAGGATGCTTCACTGCCCGCCTTACCCGATGGTGAATTTCACCAACATTACCTGCAACTCATCATGGGCAGCCTCCGTCTCGAAGGGCAGACGCTTCTGCCCGGGGACGCCGCCATGATTGACGGGAAAGCACCAGCCATTTCAGCACTAAAAGATTCCGAGTTCCTCTACTTCAATCTCTAA
- a CDS encoding YceI family protein: MKNTIIITAAATSLLLVSCKNPAGSSTEARVSEAQEVSTEAITGTKWVFADSSTITFTGSKVTGSHEGGFNRFTGHFYVDGITLAPSGHKIVIDMTSTYSDAEKLTGHLTSADFFDVATYPTSTFTVTGIEEKSGARGETHVLTGNFDFHGVTKSITIPVVVSPSDKEINVTADFFINRFDFNIEYPGKTDDLIRKEVVIKFNLKATPAAPAKSASTN, from the coding sequence ATGAAAAACACCATCATCATCACTGCCGCAGCCACATCGCTGCTATTGGTCTCTTGCAAAAACCCGGCCGGGTCATCGACTGAAGCGCGTGTCTCCGAGGCACAAGAAGTTTCCACCGAGGCAATTACCGGAACCAAATGGGTTTTCGCTGACAGCTCCACCATCACCTTTACAGGATCAAAGGTAACAGGCAGCCATGAGGGAGGCTTTAACAGGTTCACCGGGCATTTTTACGTCGATGGAATAACACTCGCGCCAAGTGGGCACAAAATCGTCATTGATATGACATCGACATACTCCGATGCTGAAAAACTCACGGGCCATCTTACCAGCGCCGATTTTTTTGATGTCGCCACTTACCCCACCAGCACCTTCACCGTCACTGGCATCGAGGAAAAGTCCGGTGCCAGAGGAGAAACCCACGTCCTCACTGGAAATTTTGATTTCCATGGCGTCACCAAATCGATTACTATTCCCGTTGTCGTGTCGCCTTCTGACAAGGAAATCAATGTAACAGCTGACTTCTTTATCAACCGCTTCGACTTCAACATCGAGTATCCAGGAAAAACAGACGACCTCATCCGCAAGGAAGTTGTCATCAAGTTTAACCTCAAGGCTACCCCGGCCGCCCCGGCCAAATCAGCATCAACGAACTAA